One region of Syntrophobacter fumaroxidans MPOB genomic DNA includes:
- the drmB gene encoding DUF1998 domain-containing protein, which translates to MSSYLVGQVRPSQLLWTYGPGALIDLPNLSVLTMGLDRWNPDRCPPIEEARLLAAVRRVLGPQVERLRMPPFLREDGVDPMSAEGKIGVPVRPFPRWLRCVKCGLLAEYDSGLFDIKANPYRPEQTHFVHSNCEKGKNADAVPARFLLACRNGHLDDFPWHWFVHGGPSECKGTLRFFERGASLQTENLWVKCDTCDAARSLVHAFGREAQDNLPACRGRHPHLNQYEECGEDPRTILLGATNGWFPITLSVLAIPLERDQLGQLILDGWEYFSDAESAEEIKVIVKTLVKSGSLPGIDKWDHRDIWKAVEDRKEGRSGTTVISEGDIKDPEWDVLTSDDPPTDWPHFLSSKTETPEGYRDRLASVLLLERLREVNALIGYTRVEAPEESTDPDERPPMADLSRNKPDWIPASEVHGEGIFIRFDENAVAEWEKQKAVQARSQKLEAGHRGWRNARGLDPDEGYPGIRYAMLHTFAHLLIRELALECGYNAASIRERIYAKSDSESPMAGVLLYTAAADSDGTLGGLVELGKPENLGRLIEQALDRATVCSSDPLCSEHNPGVDRSLHSAACHACTFVAETSCERGNRYLDRALLVKTFEVSDTAFFAGNGGSNG; encoded by the coding sequence ATGAGTTCCTATCTCGTCGGACAAGTCCGTCCCAGTCAATTGCTCTGGACCTATGGTCCCGGAGCCCTGATCGACCTGCCGAATCTTTCGGTGTTGACCATGGGTCTCGATCGCTGGAATCCGGACCGATGCCCTCCGATCGAGGAGGCACGCCTACTCGCCGCCGTTCGCCGAGTGCTCGGCCCTCAAGTGGAACGGTTGCGGATGCCCCCCTTTCTAAGGGAGGACGGCGTCGACCCCATGTCCGCCGAAGGCAAGATCGGCGTGCCGGTCCGCCCCTTTCCGCGTTGGTTGAGATGCGTCAAATGCGGCTTGCTGGCCGAATACGATTCGGGCCTGTTCGACATCAAGGCCAACCCGTACCGCCCTGAGCAGACCCATTTCGTTCATTCGAACTGCGAGAAAGGCAAGAACGCCGATGCGGTTCCCGCCCGTTTTCTGCTCGCCTGCAGGAACGGTCACCTCGACGATTTTCCGTGGCATTGGTTCGTGCATGGCGGCCCCTCCGAGTGCAAAGGGACGCTGCGTTTCTTCGAGCGAGGCGCATCCCTGCAGACCGAAAACCTCTGGGTCAAATGCGACACCTGCGATGCGGCACGCTCGCTAGTTCATGCCTTCGGGCGGGAGGCGCAGGATAACCTTCCCGCCTGCCGAGGACGGCACCCCCACCTCAACCAGTACGAGGAATGCGGCGAGGACCCCAGAACCATCCTCCTGGGAGCGACCAACGGGTGGTTCCCAATCACGCTTTCGGTTCTCGCGATTCCTCTCGAACGTGACCAACTCGGGCAATTGATTCTGGATGGATGGGAATATTTCTCGGATGCGGAATCGGCCGAAGAGATCAAGGTGATCGTGAAGACCCTGGTCAAGAGCGGCAGCCTGCCGGGAATCGACAAATGGGATCATAGGGACATCTGGAAGGCCGTCGAAGACCGAAAGGAAGGTAGATCGGGCACGACGGTCATATCCGAGGGCGACATCAAGGACCCCGAGTGGGACGTCTTGACCTCGGACGATCCTCCGACGGACTGGCCGCATTTCCTGAGCAGCAAGACCGAAACACCGGAGGGCTATCGAGACCGTCTGGCCAGCGTGTTGTTACTGGAACGTCTCCGCGAAGTGAACGCCCTGATTGGCTACACCCGGGTGGAGGCTCCAGAGGAATCGACCGATCCAGACGAGCGACCGCCGATGGCCGATCTCAGCCGGAACAAGCCCGATTGGATACCCGCCAGTGAAGTGCATGGTGAAGGGATATTCATCAGGTTCGACGAGAATGCCGTGGCCGAATGGGAAAAGCAAAAAGCCGTTCAGGCCAGAAGCCAAAAGCTGGAGGCGGGTCATCGGGGCTGGCGGAACGCACGTGGGCTGGACCCCGACGAGGGTTATCCGGGCATCAGATACGCCATGCTGCACACGTTCGCCCATCTTCTCATTCGGGAGCTGGCTCTCGAATGTGGCTACAACGCGGCGAGCATCCGGGAACGCATCTATGCGAAGAGCGACAGCGAATCTCCCATGGCGGGGGTGTTGCTCTACACGGCGGCGGCCGATTCCGACGGGACCCTCGGTGGACTCGTCGAGCTCGGAAAACCCGAGAATCTGGGACGCTTGATCGAGCAGGCGCTGGATCGCGCCACCGTCTGCTCTTCCGACCCCCTCTGCTCGGAACACAATCCCGGTGTCGATCGTTCGTTGCATTCCGCCGCCTGCCATGCCTGCACCTTCGTCGCCGAGACGTCCTGTGAACGTGGAAATCGTTATCTGGACAGGGCTCTGCTCGTAAAAACATTCGAGGTCTCCGACACCGCTTTCTTCGCCGGGAATGGAGGCTCGAATGGATGA
- a CDS encoding YkvA family protein, which yields MLDHLKSWAKTMKRDILALYLAGRDPRVPWYVKLLAAATAAYALSPIDLIPDFIPVIGYLDDIIILPTAIWLTVRLIPQEILAELRNEASLRLAKRPRSFLAAVVIVTIWLGIALMTGWLLWRR from the coding sequence ATGCTTGATCATCTGAAGAGCTGGGCCAAAACGATGAAACGGGATATTTTGGCCCTATATCTGGCTGGACGTGATCCAAGGGTCCCTTGGTACGTAAAGTTGTTGGCGGCTGCAACAGCAGCTTATGCGCTCAGCCCCATTGATTTGATTCCGGATTTCATACCCGTAATCGGATATCTGGACGACATAATAATACTGCCGACTGCGATCTGGTTGACGGTGCGGTTGATACCGCAAGAGATTCTCGCTGAGTTGCGGAACGAGGCCAGTCTCAGATTGGCGAAACGTCCCCGAAGTTTTCTCGCAGCAGTTGTCATCGTAACCATTTGGTTGGGGATTGCATTGATGACAGGCTGGCTGTTGTGGCGTCGGTGA
- a CDS encoding very short patch repair endonuclease: MDTVDKTTRSRIMSRVGQKDTGPEMKLRRSLHKIGLRYRLHDKRLPGSPDIVFPRFKAALFVHGCFWHRHGCKATTTPGTNVDFWRKKFDENIARDRRHIEALQDAGWRVAVVWECSLKGKRADPDEVARLVSEWLVSSEKHKVIPEHAQTVSSRREISLPQEEP, translated from the coding sequence GTGGATACCGTGGACAAAACGACACGCTCGAGAATCATGTCCAGGGTCGGTCAAAAGGACACCGGCCCGGAGATGAAGCTTCGAAGGTCACTGCACAAAATCGGATTGCGATATCGGCTTCACGACAAGAGGTTGCCGGGATCTCCGGATATCGTCTTCCCCAGGTTCAAGGCGGCTTTGTTCGTCCATGGCTGTTTCTGGCACCGCCACGGTTGCAAGGCGACCACGACGCCCGGAACCAACGTGGATTTCTGGCGCAAGAAGTTCGACGAAAACATCGCCAGAGACCGACGGCACATCGAAGCCCTTCAGGATGCGGGTTGGAGGGTGGCCGTGGTCTGGGAGTGTTCGCTAAAAGGCAAAAGAGCCGACCCCGATGAGGTTGCGAGACTTGTGAGCGAATGGTTGGTGTCGAGCGAGAAGCACAAGGTTATCCCTGAACATGCTCAGACCGTAAGCTCGCGGAGGGAAATCTCGCTTCCCCAGGAGGAGCCATGA
- the drmC gene encoding DISARM system phospholipase D-like protein DrmC: MDDLLAVIAELGLELHPDRISTVASKIETLGSVEQFALTRSSFGPNADKELVGRLDRAWRNSKDTSPSDVAFALRGASAAAVLRENRGAVELVWTGPSTGQVPVRHTEQVLCEVIEAAKRRLFLVSFVAYEVDSIIRALRGAIGRQVQIDVLLESSDKHGGRVTYDSVKAMKSILPSIDVYVWSSDKKVLPGQLSGAVHAKCAVADGELAFITSANLTSAAMERNMELGVLVKGGELPFELHRHLEALISTKIIERVNEDNDQ; the protein is encoded by the coding sequence ATGGATGACCTTCTGGCAGTGATCGCCGAGCTTGGCCTGGAGTTGCATCCGGATCGTATCTCCACCGTCGCGTCGAAGATCGAGACGCTGGGCTCCGTCGAGCAGTTCGCCTTGACTCGTTCGAGTTTCGGCCCCAACGCCGACAAGGAATTGGTGGGACGTCTGGATCGGGCGTGGCGTAACAGCAAGGACACCTCTCCAAGTGACGTGGCATTCGCTCTCCGGGGAGCGTCTGCGGCGGCGGTCCTGAGAGAGAACCGTGGGGCCGTGGAATTGGTATGGACCGGCCCCTCGACGGGTCAGGTTCCGGTCAGGCACACCGAGCAGGTGCTCTGTGAAGTCATCGAAGCCGCGAAGAGACGGTTGTTTCTCGTCAGCTTCGTCGCCTACGAGGTCGATTCGATCATCCGGGCTCTCCGTGGTGCCATTGGCCGCCAGGTTCAGATCGACGTGTTGCTGGAGTCGTCCGACAAGCATGGCGGGCGGGTGACATACGATTCCGTCAAGGCCATGAAAAGCATTCTCCCCTCGATTGACGTTTACGTCTGGTCGTCGGACAAGAAGGTGCTGCCCGGACAGTTGTCGGGAGCCGTTCATGCCAAATGTGCCGTCGCCGACGGCGAACTGGCTTTCATCACCAGTGCGAATCTGACCTCCGCCGCGATGGAGCGCAACATGGAGCTCGGCGTCCTCGTTAAGGGCGGAGAGCTGCCCTTCGAGCTCCATCGACATCTGGAAGCGCTGATTTCCACGAAGATCATCGAAAGAGTAAATGAGGATAACGACCAATGA
- a CDS encoding BbrUII/HgiDII family restriction enzyme yields the protein MNEGIGTTGMAGNDHYRMTVDLNVLDHLGINLYSNIAAVLTEAVANAWDADAENVEIGIDPDGKFIEIKDDGIGMSIEDMNTKYLRVGYRRRDEDQETGRTTAKGRPVMGRKGLGKLSLFSIANTIEVHSAKNGESHGLRMTIDGIHKSVQDKEPFYSPEKLPREEIQVTNGTAILLKDIKRQRLGRGATALRKRLARRFSVVGEAHGFKILIDGHPISTADRGDLPMVQFLWSFGDEEPDLSSAGQLLEREALSDRLDAWDGDWSVTGWIGTARLPKQLDSDDAGNLNSIVVFARGRLFHENILDKLNDGRLYTKYLTGQIEADFLDADDEPDIATSDRQRVQEDDPRYVQLIAFLRKQLTQVEKRWTEWRRLHEVEKAKETSPALAEWLESLPEGFRKSAETLIAKLSALPVDQDEDRKLMYRHGILAFERMKLRGSAEELAAHVHDIDKLLAILADRDSLEASLYRDIVKSRLDAIKDFQGIADDNAKESVLQKYLFDHLWLLDPAWERATASEVMETRLTTDGVLTQDMTEKERLGRVDIAYRTMAGKHIIVELKRVKRKMKLLELQEQGQTYVDKLKKILLAQGDATPNIEVVFVLGEPIDEEGSNPERLKSSMAAISPGSRIVHYDSLIRGAQEAYSEFLKKSKQLDKLERIVDRI from the coding sequence ATGAACGAGGGAATCGGAACGACCGGCATGGCGGGCAACGACCATTACAGGATGACCGTGGATTTGAACGTCCTGGATCATCTCGGGATCAATCTCTACAGCAACATCGCCGCAGTGTTGACCGAAGCGGTTGCGAACGCGTGGGATGCCGACGCGGAGAACGTCGAGATCGGTATAGATCCGGACGGGAAGTTCATCGAGATCAAGGACGACGGTATCGGAATGTCCATCGAGGACATGAACACCAAGTACCTCCGGGTCGGCTATCGTCGCAGGGACGAGGATCAGGAGACCGGTCGCACGACCGCCAAGGGACGCCCCGTCATGGGCAGAAAGGGCCTTGGCAAGCTGTCTCTGTTCTCCATAGCCAACACGATCGAAGTTCACTCGGCAAAGAACGGCGAGTCCCATGGACTGAGAATGACGATCGACGGAATTCACAAGTCGGTCCAGGACAAGGAGCCTTTTTACAGCCCGGAAAAGCTGCCTCGGGAGGAAATACAAGTCACCAACGGGACCGCGATTCTGTTGAAGGATATCAAGCGCCAGCGTCTCGGACGCGGAGCCACGGCCTTGCGGAAGCGGCTCGCTCGTCGCTTTTCCGTAGTCGGAGAGGCGCACGGATTCAAGATTCTGATCGACGGACATCCGATCAGCACGGCCGATCGGGGCGACTTGCCCATGGTCCAGTTCCTTTGGAGTTTCGGAGACGAAGAGCCGGATCTTTCGTCCGCAGGACAGTTGTTGGAGCGGGAGGCCCTTTCGGATCGGCTCGACGCATGGGATGGGGATTGGTCGGTCACCGGCTGGATAGGGACCGCCCGTTTGCCGAAACAGCTCGACAGCGACGATGCGGGCAACCTGAACAGCATCGTCGTCTTCGCGAGAGGTCGGCTCTTTCACGAAAACATCCTCGACAAGTTGAACGACGGTCGCCTCTACACGAAATACCTCACCGGGCAAATCGAGGCCGACTTCCTCGATGCGGACGACGAACCGGATATAGCCACGAGCGACAGACAGCGAGTTCAGGAGGACGATCCACGATATGTTCAATTGATCGCATTCCTCAGAAAGCAACTAACGCAGGTCGAGAAACGCTGGACGGAATGGCGGCGGCTCCACGAGGTGGAAAAGGCCAAGGAGACGTCACCGGCCCTGGCCGAATGGTTGGAGTCCCTGCCGGAAGGCTTTCGGAAAAGTGCCGAAACCCTGATCGCGAAGCTCAGCGCGTTGCCCGTCGACCAGGACGAGGACCGGAAACTCATGTATCGCCACGGCATCCTGGCGTTCGAGCGTATGAAGTTGCGGGGCTCGGCCGAAGAGTTGGCCGCGCATGTTCACGACATAGACAAGCTCCTGGCCATTCTCGCGGACAGGGACTCCCTCGAGGCTTCGCTTTACCGGGATATCGTGAAGTCCCGCCTCGACGCCATCAAGGATTTTCAGGGAATAGCCGACGACAACGCCAAGGAAAGCGTCCTGCAAAAGTATCTGTTCGATCATCTGTGGCTGCTCGACCCGGCATGGGAAAGAGCGACCGCCAGCGAGGTGATGGAGACGAGACTCACCACCGACGGCGTGCTCACGCAGGACATGACTGAAAAGGAAAGACTCGGGCGTGTCGACATCGCCTATCGGACGATGGCCGGAAAGCACATCATCGTCGAGCTGAAGCGGGTCAAACGGAAAATGAAGCTCCTCGAACTGCAGGAGCAAGGGCAGACCTATGTGGACAAGCTCAAGAAAATCCTGCTCGCCCAGGGCGACGCGACTCCGAACATCGAGGTGGTTTTCGTTCTCGGTGAGCCCATCGACGAGGAAGGGAGCAACCCGGAGCGATTGAAATCTTCCATGGCGGCTATTTCGCCGGGCAGCAGAATCGTCCACTACGACTCTCTCATCAGAGGAGCACAGGAGGCGTATTCCGAGTTCCTGAAAAAGAGCAAGCAGCTCGACAAGCTGGAAAGAATCGTCGACAGGATATGA
- a CDS encoding permease: protein MNNLVDTIQYFLIITAELTVLFLGISTVVALVLMYIPQDKLRQWLSHRGIWGNFLGAVVGSLTPFCACSTIPMTLGMLNAGAPFGPVMSFVIASPLLNPIIISMIFALMGIKACLLYFGVTFLGSILFGVFLEKIGGVHYVKKVRIKSNCCGTARESENLPINFSEKFKASFISAWGDFRAVLIYLLIGVGIGAGIYGYIPQDFLTKIAGPDNPFAIPIAAIIGIPLYIRAETAIPIGLALFQKGMSMGAVIALIIGGAGMAIPEMVMLASIFRKRLVSAIVAVIFATAVVGGYLFNTIL from the coding sequence ATGAACAACCTTGTTGACACTATTCAATATTTCTTGATTATTACCGCAGAGTTGACGGTCCTCTTTTTAGGGATCAGCACGGTTGTGGCACTAGTATTGATGTATATACCGCAAGACAAACTCAGACAGTGGCTCTCACATCGCGGGATATGGGGTAACTTTTTGGGCGCTGTTGTCGGCTCACTAACCCCTTTTTGTGCTTGCTCCACAATACCAATGACACTGGGTATGCTGAACGCCGGGGCACCTTTCGGACCGGTTATGTCATTTGTAATCGCTTCACCTTTGCTGAACCCAATCATTATCAGCATGATCTTCGCACTGATGGGGATAAAGGCTTGCTTGCTCTATTTCGGCGTCACTTTTCTGGGATCGATCCTCTTCGGTGTTTTTCTTGAGAAAATAGGGGGTGTACACTATGTGAAAAAGGTGAGGATCAAATCTAATTGCTGTGGTACTGCCCGCGAGTCTGAAAATCTTCCAATAAATTTTTCTGAAAAATTTAAGGCCTCCTTTATTTCTGCTTGGGGTGATTTCAGAGCTGTATTGATTTACCTGCTTATTGGTGTAGGAATCGGTGCCGGAATATACGGCTACATTCCTCAAGATTTTCTAACAAAAATTGCCGGGCCTGATAACCCGTTTGCTATTCCGATTGCGGCCATTATTGGTATTCCACTTTATATCCGGGCTGAAACAGCTATCCCAATTGGATTGGCGTTGTTTCAAAAAGGCATGAGCATGGGGGCTGTTATCGCTTTGATCATTGGAGGCGCAGGCATGGCCATACCCGAAATGGTCATGCTGGCGAGTATCTTTAGAAAGCGACTGGTCAGCGCAATCGTTGCCGTCATATTTGCTACAGCCGTCGTGGGTGGATATTTATTTAACACAATACTTTAA
- a CDS encoding MarR family winged helix-turn-helix transcriptional regulator — MKQTAISDISRSLIEIAWHFGPKGLNGECCDNITMPEFIALDKVATSPNCPVQDVGYSLGFTKSGATRIVNRLEKKGYVEKVKSHIDARVCCVEITKAGEQVLLSANSRYMEQFYALVSKMSEYSLDDIVDVLTSMARALKG, encoded by the coding sequence ATGAAGCAAACTGCGATTTCAGATATAAGCAGATCATTAATTGAGATTGCTTGGCATTTTGGTCCAAAAGGATTGAATGGCGAATGCTGTGACAATATTACAATGCCGGAATTCATAGCATTGGACAAAGTCGCGACTTCACCGAATTGTCCTGTGCAAGATGTCGGTTATTCGCTTGGATTTACAAAAAGTGGTGCAACCAGGATTGTCAATCGGCTTGAAAAAAAAGGATATGTCGAAAAAGTTAAATCGCATATAGATGCAAGGGTATGCTGTGTGGAGATAACAAAGGCAGGGGAACAGGTTTTGTTATCTGCGAATTCTCGCTATATGGAACAATTCTACGCTCTTGTCTCAAAAATGTCGGAGTATTCCTTGGATGATATTGTTGATGTGCTTACCTCAATGGCAAGAGCACTGAAGGGCTAA
- the drmA gene encoding DISARM system helicase DrmA, protein MGGNRMNENENNTARNAWLIRLGDEARNRRFSVTVDHGSSLFRGVEEGDGVLIAGGDPLAAVSFARIYRIRAKLDETTFFFDGVLPVNGGKTLTDLGVTAPESKAAMVRLEWPVFEAALKTACGIAFDALPVLEGDSAEEQDYVRELLQLAVIDDLLGPADGPVEEIVGMSVRDRYLVGKLAPMDTAPDAAETDTFGESGRPDSEERDDEVDTSTNQSLVPSSMGFTFCVDGELENVQLFANWGRYERTQSERENEETGKSPRCWKRIPSGGFAVVSLKKRTIEPIRIDTDCPSVVVQGSVSAPLENGDRLVTLFLVNTQTMPEQNQDQAWIFQPELSVRDMEGRAVFRRRPILRADEFDEEREALEMIYRDRVEFAVGHGISVHATVSEDDRERATEVRTAVLPEYEIQVTETPGLEPEDRPAMRRMIEDGLLDMERLAELATPEKRDELVAGLKVLTDDYAEWIAENRNAIGSEVVGYDIPATEAMDRCNLILERLREGIEVLASDDRALAAFRFANRAMASQRIHSIYALARRRGDEVTLDALNVRKNRSWRPFQLAFMLLSIPALADPTHRDRTQPLEAFADLLWFPTGGGKTEAYLGVAAFTMGVRRLQGDMGGLDGGRGLAVIMRYTLRLLTLQQFQRATALICAMEVLRRAEPEVWGDAPFTIGLWVGQRVTPNTTDESHAAIEKERDGKYGTGSTPAQLTSCPWCGSEIAPGREIRVDRDLGRTFVYCGDKYGRCEFSQAKSKNLGLPVLVVDDEIYRHPPSMLIATVDKFAMMAWRGQVRALFGKANRECPRHGLLWPEADCNGNHTKKGSLEAVKVKEITPIRPPDLIIQDEFHLISGPLGTMVGLYETAVDELSTWTVDGKAIRPKIVASTATVRKAEEQVNNVFLRRVSVFPPHGLDVEDNFFSVQRSVEDKPGRLYMGICSPGSSRPAVLIRVYVALLTAAQSLFQRFGAAADPYMTVVGYFNSLRELGGMRRLAEDDVQTRAYRVQMSDVKRPGLSQRSVRIVDELTSRVSNKEIPKKLDQLEVKFKPTWEKGETRAIDIVLATNMLSVGVDVNRIGLMVVNGQPKNTAEYIQATSRVGRSFPGLVCTVLTWSRPRDLSHYETFEHYHATFYKHVEAQSVTPFAARALDRGLTGAMVSLLRLENDSMNPNPGAQSLDSSGKAEALRARKVLSERAWKVKDKAARTIADTMTADRIDRWVKEAVKAGRRLGYETARGQGDLAALLKKPGALAWDEFTVPMSMREVEPGVQLIMDASKHSTEPPSWKPKVKKANGGDA, encoded by the coding sequence ATGGGTGGTAACAGGATGAACGAAAACGAGAACAACACCGCCAGAAACGCCTGGCTCATCCGTCTCGGTGACGAAGCACGCAACCGGCGCTTTTCTGTGACCGTCGATCACGGCTCTTCACTCTTTCGGGGTGTCGAGGAAGGTGACGGCGTGCTGATCGCCGGTGGCGACCCGTTGGCTGCGGTTTCGTTCGCCCGTATCTACCGCATTCGCGCCAAGCTCGACGAAACGACATTCTTCTTCGATGGCGTCCTTCCCGTGAATGGCGGAAAGACTTTGACCGACCTCGGTGTGACCGCACCCGAATCCAAGGCTGCCATGGTGCGACTGGAGTGGCCGGTATTCGAGGCGGCGCTGAAGACGGCTTGCGGCATCGCCTTCGATGCCCTGCCCGTACTGGAAGGCGATTCCGCCGAGGAACAGGACTACGTGCGGGAACTTCTCCAGTTGGCCGTCATCGATGACCTGCTCGGTCCGGCGGACGGGCCGGTCGAGGAGATCGTGGGCATGAGCGTCCGCGATCGCTACCTGGTCGGCAAGCTGGCTCCGATGGACACGGCTCCGGATGCGGCGGAGACGGACACCTTCGGCGAATCGGGACGTCCGGATTCCGAGGAGCGAGACGATGAAGTCGACACCTCCACCAATCAATCCCTGGTTCCATCGTCCATGGGGTTCACCTTCTGCGTCGACGGCGAACTGGAAAATGTCCAACTGTTCGCCAACTGGGGGCGTTACGAACGGACGCAGAGCGAGCGGGAGAACGAAGAGACGGGCAAATCCCCTCGTTGCTGGAAGCGCATACCCTCGGGCGGCTTCGCCGTGGTCTCCCTGAAGAAGAGGACCATCGAACCGATCCGGATCGACACGGACTGCCCTTCGGTCGTGGTGCAGGGCTCGGTCAGCGCCCCGCTGGAAAACGGCGACAGGCTGGTTACGCTCTTTCTGGTCAACACCCAGACCATGCCCGAACAGAACCAGGATCAGGCCTGGATATTCCAGCCCGAACTGAGCGTGCGGGACATGGAGGGGCGTGCGGTGTTCCGGCGTCGCCCGATCCTTCGGGCCGACGAATTCGACGAGGAGCGTGAAGCACTCGAAATGATCTATCGGGACCGGGTCGAGTTCGCCGTCGGACATGGCATTTCGGTCCACGCGACCGTATCGGAGGATGATCGCGAGCGGGCCACGGAGGTCAGGACCGCCGTTCTGCCCGAGTACGAGATCCAGGTGACCGAAACGCCCGGTCTCGAACCGGAAGACCGCCCGGCCATGCGTCGGATGATTGAGGACGGCCTGCTCGACATGGAGCGACTCGCCGAGCTCGCCACACCCGAAAAGCGCGACGAACTGGTCGCCGGGCTGAAAGTGTTGACGGACGACTACGCGGAGTGGATCGCCGAAAACCGGAATGCCATCGGCAGCGAGGTCGTGGGATACGACATCCCCGCCACCGAAGCGATGGATCGATGCAATCTGATACTGGAAAGGCTGAGAGAAGGCATCGAGGTCCTCGCGTCGGACGACCGGGCGCTGGCCGCCTTCCGGTTCGCCAACCGGGCCATGGCCTCGCAGCGCATTCACAGCATCTACGCGCTCGCCAGGCGCCGTGGAGACGAGGTGACACTCGACGCGTTGAACGTCCGCAAGAACCGCTCGTGGCGACCTTTCCAGTTGGCGTTCATGCTGCTTTCGATTCCGGCACTCGCCGACCCGACTCACCGGGACCGCACCCAACCCTTGGAGGCTTTCGCCGACCTGCTCTGGTTCCCCACCGGCGGCGGCAAGACCGAGGCCTATCTCGGTGTCGCGGCCTTCACCATGGGCGTCCGTCGCCTCCAGGGCGACATGGGCGGCCTCGATGGAGGACGCGGCCTGGCCGTGATCATGCGCTACACCTTGCGGTTGCTGACCCTGCAACAGTTTCAACGGGCCACTGCCCTGATCTGCGCCATGGAAGTGCTGCGCCGGGCCGAACCGGAGGTCTGGGGCGATGCGCCGTTCACCATCGGCCTCTGGGTCGGCCAGCGGGTCACGCCGAACACCACCGACGAAAGCCACGCGGCGATCGAAAAGGAACGGGACGGCAAGTACGGCACGGGGTCGACCCCGGCCCAGTTGACCAGTTGCCCGTGGTGCGGTTCCGAGATCGCTCCCGGGCGGGAGATAAGGGTCGACAGGGATCTCGGCCGAACCTTCGTCTACTGTGGCGACAAGTACGGCCGGTGCGAATTCAGCCAGGCGAAGTCGAAGAACCTGGGGCTTCCGGTCCTGGTGGTGGACGACGAAATCTATCGCCATCCGCCCTCAATGCTGATCGCCACGGTGGACAAGTTCGCCATGATGGCCTGGCGGGGGCAGGTGCGAGCACTCTTCGGCAAGGCGAACCGCGAATGTCCGCGCCACGGGCTGCTCTGGCCCGAGGCCGACTGCAACGGCAATCACACCAAGAAAGGGTCACTGGAAGCGGTCAAGGTCAAAGAGATCACTCCCATCCGGCCGCCGGATCTGATCATCCAGGACGAATTCCATCTGATCAGCGGACCGCTGGGAACCATGGTCGGCCTGTACGAAACCGCCGTGGACGAACTTTCGACCTGGACGGTCGACGGCAAGGCGATCCGGCCCAAGATCGTCGCCTCCACGGCGACGGTACGCAAGGCCGAAGAACAGGTGAACAACGTCTTCCTCCGCAGGGTTTCGGTCTTCCCGCCTCACGGCCTCGATGTCGAGGACAACTTCTTCTCGGTGCAGCGTTCGGTGGAGGACAAGCCCGGGCGTCTCTACATGGGGATCTGTTCGCCGGGCAGCTCCCGTCCCGCTGTTCTGATCCGTGTGTACGTCGCCCTGCTGACCGCCGCCCAATCGCTGTTCCAGCGCTTCGGCGCGGCGGCCGACCCGTACATGACCGTGGTTGGGTATTTCAACTCCCTGCGCGAGTTGGGGGGCATGCGGCGGCTGGCCGAGGACGACGTGCAGACCCGTGCCTATCGCGTCCAGATGAGCGACGTGAAGCGACCGGGGCTGAGCCAGCGTTCGGTACGCATTGTCGACGAGTTGACCTCGCGAGTTTCTAACAAGGAGATTCCCAAGAAGCTCGACCAACTGGAGGTCAAGTTCAAGCCCACCTGGGAAAAGGGCGAGACGCGGGCCATCGACATCGTCCTGGCCACCAACATGCTGTCGGTGGGCGTCGACGTCAATCGTATCGGACTGATGGTCGTCAATGGCCAACCGAAGAACACGGCGGAATACATTCAGGCCACGAGCCGCGTCGGCCGTTCCTTCCCGGGACTCGTCTGTACCGTGCTCACCTGGTCGCGGCCTCGCGATCTGTCCCACTACGAAACGTTCGAGCACTATCACGCGACGTTCTACAAGCATGTCGAGGCCCAGTCCGTCACGCCGTTCGCGGCGAGAGCGCTGGACCGTGGCCTGACCGGCGCGATGGTGAGTCTCCTCCGGCTCGAAAACGATTCCATGAACCCGAATCCCGGGGCGCAATCCCTCGACAGTTCCGGCAAGGCGGAAGCCCTGAGAGCACGGAAGGTGCTGTCCGAGCGTGCTTGGAAGGTGAAAGACAAGGCGGCGAGAACTATCGCCGATACCATGACCGCCGATCGGATCGACCGGTGGGTGAAGGAAGCGGTGAAGGCCGGGCGCAGACTGGGTTACGAGACGGCGCGTGGGCAAGGCGACCTCGCCGCTCTTCTGAAAAAGCCCGGAGCGTTGGCATGGGACGAATTCACGGTCCCCATGTCGATGCGCGAAGTGGAACCCGGAGTTCAACTGATCATGGATGCTTCGAAGCACTCTACCGAACCTCCGTCCTGGAAACCGAAGGTCAAGAAAGCGAACGGAGGTGACGCATGA